The segment GGTGACGGCAGGCAGGCGGCGCAGTGCGGCAAGATCGGCCTCGCGCTGGCCGTGCGCACTGCCGGGGTTGTCGAGGAGATAGCCGAGGGCAAACAGGTCCGGCTCGTCCACGCCGGTGGGCCGCGACAGATGGGCGGTGTGCGTGCCGATGAGGAAGACGATGTTGCCGACGATGGCGAGCGTCAGCGCGATCTGCAGCACCAGCAGGCCGGCGCCGAGGCGGCCGCGCTTGAGGGCGGCGAGGATGGGAGCGATATCGTTGAACATCACAGGCCTCCCTTGAGCTGGATGCCCGGCGCCGTGCGCATGGCCAGCCACGCGGGGTAGATGCCGGCCAGCACCGCGGAGGCGGCGGCGAGTGCGACGGTGCCCGCGAGGAGTGGGCCATCGATCACGGCGATACGCGCCAGGTCGCCGGGGAACAGGTCGCGCATCAGGCCCAGCGCGCCGAGGGTGAAGGCGATGCCGAGCACGCCCGCTGCGCTGCCGATCAGTCCGGCTTCGGTCGCGGCCTGCAGGAAAACAGTGCGGCGGCTGGCGCCAAGGGCGCGACGCAGGCTGTATTCGCCGGAGCGTTCGAGTGAACGGGCCAGCATCAGCGCGAGCGCGCAGACGATGCAGATGGCGAGGAAGCCGAAGGCGACGATGACCGAAAGCCGCGCGTCATCGCTGACGACCTTGCGCGCGACCAGCCAGTCGCGGACGTTGCTCAGGCGGATGTTGGCGGGCCAGCCGAAGCGGCCGGCGGCGCGCTGACCCTCGGCATACGTCGTCAGCCCTTCCGCGTAATGCCGGGCGTCTGCCGTCGAGGGCAACTCGGCCCAGTACTGCAGCCAGACGCACTCCGATGCCAGGAGATCCGCGTAGGTATCACCGCGCGGGCCGGCGTCGCAGTATTCGTAGCCCATCGTTTCCATTTCCAGGCTGACGGCGGTCTGCAGCGGGAGGTACACATCCTCGCCTTCGTCGAACGCCTGGCCGCCGGCCACGTCGAAGAAGCGCGGCCGGGGATCCCACGGGCCGGCAACGCCGATCACGCGCCACGCATCGCCGTTGAGGAGGAGCGTACGGCCCACGCTGTTTTCGCCGCCGAAGACGCGGTCGTTGAGCGCGGACGAGATCACCGCGACGCGGGCACGGTCGCCTTCTTCGGCGTCTGTCCAGCCGCGGCCGTAGCGCAACGGCACGTCGAACATCGTAAAGAACGGGGCCGATGTGGCGCGGCCGGCGACATGCGTGCCCTTCCCTGCTTCCCCGTCGGCCTTCAGGGTCAGGCCGACCTGGAGCATCGCCGCCTCTCGGGTGGCGCGATGCATCGACAGCCACGCGGACGCGTCGCGCCAGGTCACCTGCGCGGGCGGTTCGTTGTCACCGGGCTTGCGGCTGCGCGGGCCACCGTTGTCGATCTGCACCGCATAGAGCTGGGATGATTTTTCGGGAATGGGATCCCGCGCCATCGTATGCAGGATGGTAAACGCCGACATGCTCATCGCCACGCCGAAGGCGAGCGCCAGCACCATCATGGCAACCAGCACAGGCTTGTGCCGCATGCTCGTCATCGCGAGCCGCACGTAATATCCGCCGAGCATCCGTCTCTCCCCTGGTTCCTTCGCCGCAGCCCCCGCCGCGACGTTGGAACGGAATCGTGCAGGGATCATGCCATGCGGTCGAGGGCGTCGCAGCGTGAAGGCATGCTGTCCGCGGACATATTGTTGTCCGGGGCGGACAACGCTCTAGCGCTCTGACGTTGACGGCATGGAGCCCTGGGGCCGACGTAAGCAGAGGGCCGCTCAGTTATCGGGTTTAGCGATGGCGGAACTACGGCCCGCTCCGCAAGGACTGCGTCCGGCGGCACCAGGGCCCTTGCCGTCCCCGCCCCGCGAAAGCCACAAAGGCAAGGCGGCGTCAGCCGCTAGTCACATGCATTCGCGCAAGCGAATGAACCGATTAACGCGCAGCACGCACCATCGCGGCGACCGCGTCCCAGAAGGACTCAGGCAACACCGCGCGTACCGGCACGCGCCACCAGTTCGCGCGAGCGAACGCCCGGCATTTCACGGCGTCCTTGTCGGTCATCAGCACCGGGCAGCCGTCGGCGAACAGGAAGTCGTCGCGGGTGAACGCGTGGTGGTCGGCAAAGGGATGGCCGTCGACGGCGATGCCGTGGCTGGCGAGGCTGGCGAAGAACCGTGACGGATTGCCGATGCCGGCGACGGCATGCGCTGGACGGCCCGCGAAGTCGCTTAGCGGCGCGCTCAGCGTGGGGTCGTCCATGTTCACCGCGGTGCCGCCTTCCAGCCGCATCGGGATTTCGTTGGGCTGCGGCGTGCCGCCGTTGACGACGATGAAGTCGACCTCGGCCAGCCGCGTCGCCGGCTCGCGCAGTGGACCCGCAGGCAACAGGTGGCCGTTGCCGAGGCGGCGCTCGCCATCGATGACGCAGATTTCCACGTCGCGGCCGAGGCGATGATGCTGCAGGCCGTCGTCGGCAAGGATGAGGTCGCAGCCGGCATCGATGAGGCGGTTTGCGGCTTCGGGGCGTTCGCGACCGATGGCCACGGGAAAACCGCCCTGGCGGATCAAGGCGGGCTCGTCACCGACCACCGCCGGATCGTCATCGTCCTTGAGCAGGTACGGGCCGCGCTCGCTGCCGCCGTAGCCCCGGCTGACGATGCCGGGCCGGAAGCCGCGCTCGGCCATGGCCTGGGCCAGCGCCACGATGAGCGGGGTCTTGCCGGTGCCGCCGAGGGTGATGTTGCCCACCACCACGACAGGGACGGGCAGCCGCACGACCTTCGACGGGTCCGCGCGGAAATCCTCGGCGCGGCGGCGGATCACGCGGGCGTATAGCGCTTCGAGCGGGCGCGTCCACCAGGGCGGGTGGCCCACGCCGTACCAACGTCGCTGCAACGACGCGCCGAGGGCCATGCTTAGCTCGCCGTGACCTGCTCGTGGAACTGCATGCGATGCAGGGCCGCGTACTGGCCACCCATATCGAGCAGTTCACGATGCGTACCGAGCTCCACTACCCTGCCCTGGTCAAGCACCGCGATCTGGTCGGCGTGCTCGATGGTGGACAGGCGGTGGGCGATGACCAGCGTGGTGCGGTCGCGCATGAGGCGGGTCAGCGCGTCCTGGATCAGGCGTTCGGATTCGGTATCGAGCGCGCTGGTGGCTTCGTCCAGCACCAGGATCGGCGCGTTCTTCAGGATCGCGCGGGCGATCGCGAGGCGCTGGCGCTGGCCGCCGGACAGCGAATTGCCGCCCTGCCCGATCCGCGTGTTCAGGCCTTCCGGCAGGCGCTCGATGAACTCCATCGCATTGGCGGCCTGGGCCGCCGCGACGATCTCCGCCTCGGAGGCGCCCGCCATTTCGCCGTAGGCGATGTTCGCGGCCACGGTGTCGTCGAACAGCACCACGTGCTGGCCCACCCAGGCGATCTGCTTGCGCAGCGACGGCAGCGTGTACTGCGTGTAGTCGCGGCCATCGATCAGGATGTGGCCGCTGGTCGGCTGGTAGAAGCGCGGCAGCAGGCTGACCAGGCTGGACTTGCCGCTACCGGAGCGGCCGACCAGCGCGGTGACGGTGCCGGGCGCGCAGGCCAGCGTGACACCGCGCAGCGCGACGTGGTCGTTGCGCTCGTACACCAGGTGGATGTCTTCGAAGCGGATATCGCCCTTCGTGCGCTCGAGGACATCCGTGCCGGTATCGATTTCCGGCGGCTGGTCCATGATCTCGAACAGGTCTTCGGCCGCCGTGACGCCCTTCTGCAGGCTGGCCTGGATGCCGGCCAGGCGCTTTAGCGAGGGCATCATCGCGCCCATGGCCGTAAGCACGGCGGTGAAGATACCGGGGGAAATGGTGTTGAGGATGGCCGGCCGCGTGGCGAGGAAGACCAGCATCGCCAGTGCCATGGCGCCCACGGTCTGGATCGTCGCGCTGGAGGCGGCACTGGTGGCGGAGACCTTGAGGTTCAGGTGGCGCTGGCGCTCGGCCACTTCACCGAAGCGCTCGGCTTCACGCTGCTGGCCACCGTAGATGCGCACTTCGCGATTCGCCGCGACGGCTTCTTCCACGGCACTGGTGACCGTACCCATGTTGCCCTGGATGCGCTTGCTGATCTTGCGGTAGCGGCGGCTGATGATCGTGACGATCACCACCACGCAGGGCACCAGCACCAGCAGCGCCATGGTCAGGTACGGGCTGTAATAAAGCATGACGGCGAGCATGCCGATGACCGTGAAGCCTTCGGTGATCGCCACCTTCAGCGAGTCAGCCGACGCCGAGGCCACCTGCTCGCTGGTGTAGGTGATGCGCGAAATCTGCTGGCCGGAGGGCTCACGCGCGAAGAACGTGGACGGCAGGCGCAGGTAGGCCGCAAACACATCGATGCGCATGGCCTGCACGACGTTACGGCCGACGTAGGCGATACCGTAATCGGTGACGTAGGACGCGACGCCGCGCACCAGGAAGATGCCGACGATCCAGATGGGCATCCAGAAAATGGTGCTCGGGTTCTTGTCGACGAACAGGTTGTCGATCATCGGCTTCAGCGAGCCGGTGAACACCGACAGGCAGATCGGGTCGACGATCATGCCGATGATGGCGATGTAACCGGCGCTGCGGAAGCGCCGGGTGTAGCTCAGCAAGCGCTTGTACGTCTGCCAGGTCCGGGCATCCCAGACCGACACTTTCTTGGGCTTGTCGCTCACTTGCCGCCCGCCGTCTCGGTGGGGGTGGTGGCGATGGACAAGCGGGTGAAGCCGGCCTGGCCGAGGGCGTCCATGGCGCGCACCACGTTCTGGTGCGGGGTCATGGCGTCGGCACGGATGACGACGAGGCGATCGTGGTTGTCACCACCCACGCGCTCGATCGCGCTCTTCAGCGGCTCGAGGCCTTCGCCCATCACTTCGTCGCTGCCGACGGAGTAATGGCCATCGCGGTCGACCACGACGGTGAGCGCGTTGTCCGTGGAGTCACGGGCTTCGGCGTCGGCCTTGGGCAGGTTCACCTTCAGCCGCGAGTGCTCGACGAAGGTGGTGCTGAGCACGAAGAACATGAGCAGGGTAAGCAGGACGTCGATCAGCGAGATCACGTTGATCTCGAAGTCGTCCTCGCGACGGGCACCGATACGCATGGATCAGCCGACCTGCTGGGCCGGGGCCTGGACGTCGGTGGCGCGACGACGCGGTGCCGGCGAACGCGCCGAGAGATCGTCGAGCAGCGCGGTGGCTTCCTTCTCCATCTGCACGACGTAGCCGCTCACCTTCGAACGGAAGTAGCGGTGCAGCACATAAGCGGGAATGGAGACGATGAGACCGAAGGCGGTGCAGATCAGCGCTTCGCCGATGCCGCCGGCCATCTTGGTCGGGTCACCGATGCCGCCGGCCATGACGTTCATGAACATGCGGATGAGGCCGATGACCGTGCCGAGCAGGCCGAGCAGCGGGCCGATCAGGGCGATGGTACCCAGGGTATTCAGGTACCGCTCCATGCGGTGGACCACATGGCGACCGGTGTCCTCGATGCGCTCCTTGATGATGTCGCGGGGGCGATCGCGCACGGCGAGCGCGCCGGCGAACAGTTCGCCCAGCGGCGAGCCCTTCTCCAGCGTGGCCAGGTGGGACGCATCCAGCTTGGCCGAGCGCGCCCATTCGCGGACTTCCGCGCCGAGGCCCGGCGGCAGTACCGCCGCGCGGCGCAGCGCCCAGAAGCGTTCCAGCACGATGGCAAGGGCGGCAAAGGAGCAGATCAGGATGGGCGCGAGCGCCCAGCCGCCGGCAAGAAGAATCTCGAGCACGTGAACCCCGGGGGTACTAATCAGTCAAGGCGGCATGATAGCAGGGCCCGGGCGGGGGACTGAGTCGGCCTTCACACTGGCTGAACGTAGGGGGCGTCCCTGCCCCCGGTCAGCGAAGGATTACTTCGCCAGCAGTTCCAGCTCGGCGACGGCCGTGGGGCCGCTGCCATCCAGCGTGAGACGGTAGTGCGCGTAGCTGCCCGGTGTGGCGATGGCGAAGCCACGGGTCTGGCGGTGCCAAGGGAAGGTCTCGTCGTGGCGCTCGTCCAGCACCTGCCAGCGCTTGCCGTCAGCGGAGCCTTCCAGCTTCCAGCCGGTCGGCGCCGCGGCGCTGGCGCCGGAGGTGATCGTGTACATCGACACCGTCGCCGGCGCGGCGAGACGGTCGACCACCACGGCCTTGCCGGTGGGCAGGGCCAGCTCGGTACCCGAGTCGTTATCCACGGCCGCGGCCAGCGTGCTGGCCTTCTTGCCGTCCAGGGTGAGGTCGGCGGCCTTCATCACGTCGTGCAGCGGTGCCGGCTTGGCGCCCTCAGCCGTGATCGACGCCGGCAGCGCGTCGGCGCCGGTGCCCCAGTTCGACGGCGCCGGGCCCATCGTGAACTCCAGCGTCGCACCCTTGGCCAGCAGCTCATGCGGCAGGGTCAGCTTGTTCCACGGCTGGCCGTTGACCTTGAGCGACTGGACGAAGCGGTTGGTGTCGCTGACGCCCGGCGCGCGGATGTCGATGGTCGCGCCGCTTTCGAGGCGGATGGTCATGTGCGGGAAGTACGGCGCGCCGATGACGTATTCCGGCGTACCCATGCGCAGCGGGTAGAAGCCCGTGGCGCCGAAGATCCACCACGCCGACATCTCGCCGTTGTCTTCGTCACCGGGGTAGCCCTGGCCGATCTCGCTGCCGACATACAGGCGCGACATGGCATCGCGCTGCTTGTCCTGGGTCTTCCACGGCTGGCCGGCCTCGTCGTACATCCAGATGATGTGGTGCGACGGCTGGTTGGAATGGCCGTACTGGCCCATGCGCACGTCGCGCGCTTCCAGCATTTCGTGGATCTCGCCGCCGTAGTCGCCGACGTCGTAGTTGCCCGGGGCGCTGAAGAACGCATCGAGCTTTTCACCGAGTTTCTCGCGGCCACCGTACAGGCCGGCCAGGCCGGCGCCGTCCTGCGGCGCATCGAAGGTCATGTTCCAGGCGTTGGTTTCGGTGTAGTCGCCACCCCAGCGGATCGGGCTGAAGTCCTTCGCCGTCCAGCGCCACTTGCCGGCCTTGTCACGGGCCACGAAGAAGCCGACTTCCGGTTCGAACAGGTTGGCGTAACCGACGGCGCGGGCGCGGTACCACGCCGCGTCATCGGCGTAGTTCTTGTAACCGCCGCCGTGCGCGCTGTCCTTGGCCAGCGCCTCGGCGAGATTGGCGATGCCGAAGTCGTTGATGTAACCGGCGGTCGACCACGACAGGCCTTCCTTCACGCCGTCATCGGTGTAGCCATTGAACAGCGAGCGCTCGATACCCTTGCGGCCGGCGCCCTTCACGTCCGTGCTGACCGTGGAAGCGTTGCGAATGGCCGAGAGGTAGAAGTTGGCGACGTCGAAGTTACGCACGCCCTTCAGCCAGGCATCGGCGAAGGCGACGTCGGAGCTGGTGCCGACCATCAGGTCGGCGTAGCCCGGCGAGGTCCAGCGTGCGATCCAGCCACCGTCGCGGTACTGCTGCACGAAGCCGTCCACCATCTCGCCGGCTTCCGTCGGGGTGAACAGCGTGTAGGCCGGCCATGCCGTGCGGTAGGTGTCCCACAGGCCGTTATTGACGTACGGCTTGCCGTCCACGATGCGCGCACCGGTGTGCGTGTCCGTGTTCTCGCCCGTCGCGGCCGAGAACGGGCTGGCGTACTGCCACTTCGGCGCGTCCTTGGTGCCAGTGTTTTCGTAGGCCTTGTTCGGATACAGGAACAGGCGATACAGGTTGGAGTAGAGGATGGTCTTCTCGTCGCGGCTGGCGCCTTCCACCTGGAAGCGGCCGAGACGGTCGTCCCAGGCCTTGCGGGCCCGCTCGCGCACGCTGTCGAACGTGTCGTTCGCCGCGACTTCCTGGCTGAGGTTGGCCTTGGCCTGGTCGACGCCGATGAGCGAGGTGGCGATGCGCATCGTCACCTGCTTGCCGCCCTTCTTCGTCGTATCGAACCCGAACCACGCCGACGCGGCGTCACGCTTCTCGCCGGTGAGGCGACCGCTTTCGGCGACCGGCTTGTCGAACTCGGCGTAGAAGAACAGGCGCGTGGCACCGGTGGACAGGCCACTCTTCACGTCGGACCAGCCCTGGATGCTGCGGCCGGCCGGGTCGAGCGTCACCGACGCCTTGTCGTTGAGGTTGTCGAACACCAGCTGGGCGCGCTTGCCGGTGAAGGTGAAGCGGAACACGGCCGCATGGTCGGTCGGGGTGATTTCGGTGCGGATGCCGTTGTCGAAGTGGACGCCGTAGTAATCCGGATGGGCCGTCTCTTCGTCATGGGTGAACGACAGCGCGCGCGTTTCGCGCTTCAGCGCCGGCGCACCGCTCTCCACCTGCGCGGGCATCACCTGGAAGGTCTGGCGCTCACCCATCCACGGGCTGGGCTCGTGCGAGAGGCTGAATGCCTGGATGCGCGGGCGGTTATCGTCGCCGTTGTTTTCCTGGTACTGGTACAGCCAGTTCGAGCCCGCCTGGGTGACCGGCGTCCAGAAATTGAAGCCGTGCGGCGTGGCGACGGCCGGGAAGTTATTGCCGCGCGAGAAATTCGGATTGGCGTTGGAACCGCGGCGGGTGTCGACGTAGTCGGTGGGGTGCGTGCTGGTGAAGGCCGGCTGCACGCCGATGCGGATGTCGTCCACCCAGCCTTCGAAGGCCTTGCCGGCCGGCGCGTCGGCGCTCAGCTCGATGGACTTGACCTTGCGGCCCTTGGCCACGGCGCCCAGATCCACGCT is part of the Luteibacter pinisoli genome and harbors:
- a CDS encoding MotA/TolQ/ExbB proton channel family protein, yielding MLEILLAGGWALAPILICSFAALAIVLERFWALRRAAVLPPGLGAEVREWARSAKLDASHLATLEKGSPLGELFAGALAVRDRPRDIIKERIEDTGRHVVHRMERYLNTLGTIALIGPLLGLLGTVIGLIRMFMNVMAGGIGDPTKMAGGIGEALICTAFGLIVSIPAYVLHRYFRSKVSGYVVQMEKEATALLDDLSARSPAPRRRATDVQAPAQQVG
- a CDS encoding GH92 family glycosyl hydrolase, whose amino-acid sequence is MVPAGVLAATPPGFHSSFEAGDPALSSAPFGGLDVQIAGGPPKEAVLTAKADVGFTGTHSLHYAGTSTGSPLTARLFDASVPVVDNTTLSWLVFPRSNKGDLANPANYVSVDVVFDDGSKLSTKGAVDQHRVPVTAKGQGAGRVLYPDQWNYVSVDLGAVAKGRKVKSIELSADAPAGKAFEGWVDDIRIGVQPAFTSTHPTDYVDTRRGSNANPNFSRGNNFPAVATPHGFNFWTPVTQAGSNWLYQYQENNGDDNRPRIQAFSLSHEPSPWMGERQTFQVMPAQVESGAPALKRETRALSFTHDEETAHPDYYGVHFDNGIRTEITPTDHAAVFRFTFTGKRAQLVFDNLNDKASVTLDPAGRSIQGWSDVKSGLSTGATRLFFYAEFDKPVAESGRLTGEKRDAASAWFGFDTTKKGGKQVTMRIATSLIGVDQAKANLSQEVAANDTFDSVRERARKAWDDRLGRFQVEGASRDEKTILYSNLYRLFLYPNKAYENTGTKDAPKWQYASPFSAATGENTDTHTGARIVDGKPYVNNGLWDTYRTAWPAYTLFTPTEAGEMVDGFVQQYRDGGWIARWTSPGYADLMVGTSSDVAFADAWLKGVRNFDVANFYLSAIRNASTVSTDVKGAGRKGIERSLFNGYTDDGVKEGLSWSTAGYINDFGIANLAEALAKDSAHGGGYKNYADDAAWYRARAVGYANLFEPEVGFFVARDKAGKWRWTAKDFSPIRWGGDYTETNAWNMTFDAPQDGAGLAGLYGGREKLGEKLDAFFSAPGNYDVGDYGGEIHEMLEARDVRMGQYGHSNQPSHHIIWMYDEAGQPWKTQDKQRDAMSRLYVGSEIGQGYPGDEDNGEMSAWWIFGATGFYPLRMGTPEYVIGAPYFPHMTIRLESGATIDIRAPGVSDTNRFVQSLKVNGQPWNKLTLPHELLAKGATLEFTMGPAPSNWGTGADALPASITAEGAKPAPLHDVMKAADLTLDGKKASTLAAAVDNDSGTELALPTGKAVVVDRLAAPATVSMYTITSGASAAAPTGWKLEGSADGKRWQVLDERHDETFPWHRQTRGFAIATPGSYAHYRLTLDGSGPTAVAELELLAK
- a CDS encoding ExbD/TolR family protein, yielding MRIGARREDDFEINVISLIDVLLTLLMFFVLSTTFVEHSRLKVNLPKADAEARDSTDNALTVVVDRDGHYSVGSDEVMGEGLEPLKSAIERVGGDNHDRLVVIRADAMTPHQNVVRAMDALGQAGFTRLSIATTPTETAGGK
- the msbA gene encoding lipid A export permease/ATP-binding protein MsbA encodes the protein MSDKPKKVSVWDARTWQTYKRLLSYTRRFRSAGYIAIIGMIVDPICLSVFTGSLKPMIDNLFVDKNPSTIFWMPIWIVGIFLVRGVASYVTDYGIAYVGRNVVQAMRIDVFAAYLRLPSTFFAREPSGQQISRITYTSEQVASASADSLKVAITEGFTVIGMLAVMLYYSPYLTMALLVLVPCVVVIVTIISRRYRKISKRIQGNMGTVTSAVEEAVAANREVRIYGGQQREAERFGEVAERQRHLNLKVSATSAASSATIQTVGAMALAMLVFLATRPAILNTISPGIFTAVLTAMGAMMPSLKRLAGIQASLQKGVTAAEDLFEIMDQPPEIDTGTDVLERTKGDIRFEDIHLVYERNDHVALRGVTLACAPGTVTALVGRSGSGKSSLVSLLPRFYQPTSGHILIDGRDYTQYTLPSLRKQIAWVGQHVVLFDDTVAANIAYGEMAGASEAEIVAAAQAANAMEFIERLPEGLNTRIGQGGNSLSGGQRQRLAIARAILKNAPILVLDEATSALDTESERLIQDALTRLMRDRTTLVIAHRLSTIEHADQIAVLDQGRVVELGTHRELLDMGGQYAALHRMQFHEQVTAS
- a CDS encoding ABC transporter permease, which gives rise to MRHKPVLVAMMVLALAFGVAMSMSAFTILHTMARDPIPEKSSQLYAVQIDNGGPRSRKPGDNEPPAQVTWRDASAWLSMHRATREAAMLQVGLTLKADGEAGKGTHVAGRATSAPFFTMFDVPLRYGRGWTDAEEGDRARVAVISSALNDRVFGGENSVGRTLLLNGDAWRVIGVAGPWDPRPRFFDVAGGQAFDEGEDVYLPLQTAVSLEMETMGYEYCDAGPRGDTYADLLASECVWLQYWAELPSTADARHYAEGLTTYAEGQRAAGRFGWPANIRLSNVRDWLVARKVVSDDARLSVIVAFGFLAICIVCALALMLARSLERSGEYSLRRALGASRRTVFLQAATEAGLIGSAAGVLGIAFTLGALGLMRDLFPGDLARIAVIDGPLLAGTVALAAASAVLAGIYPAWLAMRTAPGIQLKGGL
- the lpxK gene encoding tetraacyldisaccharide 4'-kinase — encoded protein: MALGASLQRRWYGVGHPPWWTRPLEALYARVIRRRAEDFRADPSKVVRLPVPVVVVGNITLGGTGKTPLIVALAQAMAERGFRPGIVSRGYGGSERGPYLLKDDDDPAVVGDEPALIRQGGFPVAIGRERPEAANRLIDAGCDLILADDGLQHHRLGRDVEICVIDGERRLGNGHLLPAGPLREPATRLAEVDFIVVNGGTPQPNEIPMRLEGGTAVNMDDPTLSAPLSDFAGRPAHAVAGIGNPSRFFASLASHGIAVDGHPFADHHAFTRDDFLFADGCPVLMTDKDAVKCRAFARANWWRVPVRAVLPESFWDAVAAMVRAAR